The Haloplanus sp. CK5-1 genome segment CAGCGGCGAGAGTTCGCCCTTGAGGAAGGAGTCCTGTTCGACCCAGATGATCCCCCCTTCCTCGTCGGGGATGACGTTCTTGAACTCCATCCGGCCGTCGCGCCGGAGCGTCCCCTGCCCGAAGTTGCTCGACATGATGAGGATGTCGATCTCGCCGGAGCTGAGCGCCTGATTCTGGGAGGCCACGTCGGGGTAGATCGCCTCCGCGTTGTCGAACAGGTCGAAGGTCGCCTGCCGGACCTGTTCGCGCTCCTCGTCCGAGTGTTCCTTGTACGGGTCGATCCCCTCGCGGAGCATGATGATCTGGATCATCCAGAAGAACCAGTCCGAGAGGCCGACGTTGTACTCGTCGTCCCACGCGATGTCGTAGGTCTGCCAGTCGGACTCCGCGACGGTATCCTGATTGACGCACATCGAAACCCATCCCCACCGCTGAGGGAGCGCGTACAGTTGGCCGTCCGTGTCGAACTCGCCGTCCTCGTTGACGTGGGCGTACTTGTACCCGTTCTCCGGTTTGAACAGGTCGAGATAGTTGTCGAACGTGTACGGTCGCCACGCCTCCTCGTCGATGGGTCGAAGCAGATCCTCGTCGACCGCGTTGGCGATGAAGGCGTTGTTCGGCGTGAAGATGTCGAACTGACTCCACTCGCCCGAGCTGAGACGGTTGATCGCCTGCGGGTCCTCGGTGAACAGGTCCAGCGACGTGTCTGTGTCGAACTGGTCCCGGAACGGGCCTTGGACGTTCTCCCCGTCGTAGCCCGCCCACGTCAGGTGGGAGACGGTCGTGCTCAGTTCCAGTTCTTCGTCGGTCGGTTCGAGCAGTTCGGGGTGGGGCTTGCCCTGAACGGTCGCCATCTCCTCGGCCTCCCAGTCCATCTGGACGCCGTTACCGCCACTGCCTCCGCCACCACCACCACCGGTACAGCCGGCGAGTGCCGCGCTACTCGCCCCGACGGCGATACCTTTGAGATACTGTCTTCGCTTGAGATGTTCTCTCATGTAACCACTGCACCGGAGACCCCATTAACATTTAATATCTGTGGTTAAGGCAATTTGAATCGTTCATACATTCATAATACACAGATAAAAATAAATTATCACGCCCTATATTTGCTATTTGGACAATGATTCGCCAACGAATACGTTCGAAACGGCCTTGGAGCGGACATTCGTTTCGTTTCGTCTCGTTTGGTGTTCAGATGCCGAGATTCACCGTCACAAAAACTAATATGTCTCGTATTTATCGGTCGGGTAGCATGGGATCAGAGACGGAGTATCCTGTCGGTCATCCGATGGATCCGCTGGCTCCAAAGGAGATCGACCAGGCACGCGAGACGCTCGAATCGGCCAAAGACCTCTCGGAGCGGACCCGATACATCGAGATCGTGCTCGACGAACCGCGCAAGGCGGAGCGTCGGGGCGAAACGACGCCGGAGCGGCGGGCGAAGATCGTCGTCCGGGACAAAAGCGAGGGCGAGACCTACGAGGGGATCGTCTCCCTCGACGAAGGGGCCGTCCTGTCGTGGGACCACCTTCCCGACGCACAACCGCGGATGGTCGGCGAGGAGTTCGTGGGAGTGGAGGAGGCGGTGACTGCCGACGAGGAGTTCCGGGAGGCGGTCAGAAAGCGCGGTGCGGATCCGGATCTGGCGATCGTGACGGCTTGGTCGGCGGGCTACGACTTCGTTCCCGGGGACATCGACCGGAGCCGTCGTCTGGCCCACGGCGTCACCTGGGTGAAAGGCGACGAAGACGAACAGGGAGCGAACGCGTACAACCGGCCGCTATCGGGGATCCACGCGTGGGTCGACCTCGACGACATGGAGGTGCTCAAAGTCATCGACACCGGGGTGACGAACCCGGACGTGGTCGGGAACATGGACACCTACCACTATCGGGCGGAGAATCGGGAGCTTCGCGACGACCTGACGCCGTACAACGTCGTGCAGCCCGAGGGGCCGAGCTGGGAGGTGGACGGTCGCGAGATCAGCTGGCAGAAGTGGAACCTGCGCGTCGGCTTCAACCACCGCGAAGGACTGGTCCTCCACGACGTCGGCTACGAGGACGACGGTGAGGTCCGCAGTATCATCAAGCGCGCGTCGTTCCCGGAGGTCGCGGCCGTCTACAACGACCCCGATCCGGACCACTACTGGAAGACGCCGTT includes the following:
- a CDS encoding PotD/PotF family extracellular solute-binding protein, which gives rise to MREHLKRRQYLKGIAVGASSAALAGCTGGGGGGGSGGNGVQMDWEAEEMATVQGKPHPELLEPTDEELELSTTVSHLTWAGYDGENVQGPFRDQFDTDTSLDLFTEDPQAINRLSSGEWSQFDIFTPNNAFIANAVDEDLLRPIDEEAWRPYTFDNYLDLFKPENGYKYAHVNEDGEFDTDGQLYALPQRWGWVSMCVNQDTVAESDWQTYDIAWDDEYNVGLSDWFFWMIQIIMLREGIDPYKEHSDEEREQVRQATFDLFDNAEAIYPDVASQNQALSSGEIDILIMSSNFGQGTLRRDGRMEFKNVIPDEEGGIIWVEQDSFLKGELSPLADNYVAYLQSPEAAYNLSWPEGASSVNVVPHASSFDQYSDEQKAVLRTEDLDDILANSVFFDVVPDLESFQPIWREAKARM